One window from the genome of Natronomonas pharaonis DSM 2160 encodes:
- a CDS encoding class I SAM-dependent methyltransferase codes for MREFSAEYLRTTRRGMWADSRAALSPLDLGGCERILDVGCGEGALTRVLDEESPGTVVGCDRDPGLLVELSGPAVQGDAYQLPFADGSFDLVVCQALLVNLPEPERAIDEFARVAADRVACIEPDNSAVAVESTVDAESALAARARQRYLAGVDTDVALGADAADLFREAGLSNVRTRRYDQTLVVEPPYSEAAVRAAGRKASGEGLRKRRETMAGTEEALDALRSDWREMGREAVQQIQAGKYRRKETVPFYVTVGEVSA; via the coding sequence ATGCGGGAGTTCTCCGCCGAGTATCTGCGGACGACCAGACGCGGGATGTGGGCCGACAGCCGGGCGGCGCTGTCGCCGCTCGACCTCGGCGGCTGTGAGCGAATCCTCGATGTCGGTTGTGGCGAGGGGGCGTTGACCCGTGTGCTCGACGAGGAATCCCCCGGTACGGTCGTCGGCTGTGACCGCGACCCCGGACTGCTGGTGGAGCTTTCAGGGCCGGCAGTACAGGGCGATGCGTATCAACTGCCGTTCGCCGACGGCAGCTTCGACCTCGTGGTCTGTCAGGCACTATTGGTCAACCTCCCGGAGCCAGAACGGGCAATCGACGAGTTCGCCCGCGTGGCTGCCGACCGGGTCGCCTGCATCGAGCCGGACAACAGCGCCGTCGCCGTCGAGTCGACCGTGGACGCAGAAAGTGCGCTCGCGGCACGCGCAAGACAACGGTATCTCGCGGGCGTCGACACCGATGTCGCGCTTGGGGCCGACGCTGCCGACCTGTTTCGGGAGGCCGGGCTCTCGAATGTCCGGACCCGCCGGTACGACCAGACGCTCGTCGTCGAGCCGCCATACAGCGAAGCGGCGGTTCGGGCCGCGGGCCGCAAAGCAAGCGGCGAGGGGCTCCGAAAACGACGGGAGACGATGGCCGGCACCGAGGAAGCCCTCGATGCACTCCGAAGCGACTGGCGCGAGATGGGCCGGGAAGCCGTTCAACAGATACAGGCGGGCAAATACCGCCGGAAAGAGACCGTGCCCTTCTATGTGACCGTCGGTGAGGTGTCGGCGTAG
- a CDS encoding lactate 2-monooxygenase yields MSEQFGNRKVNRVYREGMHEGVVPEFPASYEDLREQAHEVMDETARAYIHGGAGAEETFRTEQDFSEWRIVPRMLRGVEDRDLSTEVLGQTVDYPAMVTPLGVQTLVDEEGELATARACDELHVPFILSSLSSTPMEEVAEALGDTPKWFQFYWSADEDIARSFLTRAEEAGYDAIVVTVDAPTLGWRERLIDRGYYPFLEGEGVANYFSDPEFRSQLEAPPEEEPQAAVDHFLDIFGDASLTWDDLEFVFEHTDLPVLIKGVLHPEDAKLAVEHGADGVGVSTHGGRQVDGSITALEALPDIVDAVGDDVTVTFDSGIRRGADIYKALALGADACLIGRPFIYGLALGGQDGVEHVLENLIADFDLTMGLAGRDAATDLDRETLRHESHLPGRRD; encoded by the coding sequence ATGTCCGAGCAGTTCGGCAACCGAAAGGTGAATCGCGTCTACCGAGAGGGAATGCACGAGGGGGTCGTCCCGGAGTTTCCCGCCAGCTACGAGGACCTCCGCGAGCAGGCCCACGAGGTGATGGATGAGACGGCCCGCGCCTACATCCACGGCGGTGCGGGCGCCGAAGAGACCTTCCGCACGGAACAGGACTTCTCCGAGTGGCGCATCGTGCCGCGGATGCTCCGCGGCGTCGAGGACCGCGACCTCTCGACGGAGGTGCTCGGCCAGACGGTCGACTACCCGGCGATGGTCACGCCGCTCGGTGTCCAGACACTCGTCGATGAGGAGGGGGAACTCGCTACCGCCCGCGCCTGTGACGAGCTACACGTACCGTTTATCCTCTCGTCGCTTTCCTCGACGCCGATGGAGGAGGTCGCCGAGGCGCTCGGTGATACGCCGAAGTGGTTCCAGTTCTACTGGTCCGCCGACGAGGACATCGCCCGGTCGTTCCTGACGCGCGCCGAGGAGGCCGGATACGACGCCATTGTCGTCACCGTCGACGCGCCGACGCTCGGCTGGCGGGAGCGACTCATCGACCGCGGCTACTACCCGTTCCTCGAAGGAGAGGGCGTCGCCAACTACTTCTCCGACCCCGAGTTCCGCTCCCAGCTCGAGGCCCCGCCCGAGGAGGAGCCACAGGCTGCTGTCGACCACTTCCTCGATATCTTCGGCGACGCATCGTTAACGTGGGATGACCTCGAGTTCGTCTTCGAGCACACCGACCTGCCGGTGCTCATCAAGGGTGTGCTCCACCCCGAGGACGCCAAGCTGGCGGTCGAACACGGGGCCGACGGCGTCGGCGTCTCGACCCACGGCGGCCGGCAGGTCGACGGGTCGATTACCGCCCTCGAAGCGCTGCCGGACATCGTCGACGCCGTCGGCGACGACGTGACCGTTACCTTCGATTCGGGTATCCGTCGCGGCGCTGATATCTACAAGGCGCTGGCGCTTGGGGCCGACGCCTGTCTCATCGGCCGCCCGTTCATTTACGGGCTCGCTCTTGGCGGACAGGACGGCGTCGAACACGTCCTCGAAAACCTCATCGCCGACTTCGATTTAACAATGGGCCTTGCCGGCCGCGACGCGGCGACCGACCTCGACCGGGAGACACTCCGACACGAGAGCCATCTGCCGGGGCGGCGGGACTGA
- a CDS encoding cobyric acid synthase, producing MPPPRRYAVSRARTVLVAGTASHVGKSTVAAGLCRLLSDSGVSVAPFKAQNMSNNARAVAAATGSGFGEIGVSQYVQARAAGVAATTDHNPVLLKPRGSGESQLVIDGAAAGNFAAGEYYETGWERARAAAERAHERLASDHDVIVAEGAGSIAEINLQDRDLANIETARFADADIVLVADIERGGVFAAIVGTVELLPEDIRERVAGVVITKFRGDVSLLEPGLETLEAKTGVPVLGVLPYDDPGLPEEDSVSLPAADESATLGDDDGVADGRTVTVAVPRFPRASNVTDIEPLARVPGVRVRFVPLDAPLSADAVVLTGTKNTVDDALAAREAGLYDRLRAFDGPVVGICGGYQLLGERLLDADIEGTGDTETVPGVGLLPVETRFHPEKTVEPVTRTLDGCGPLAGASGPVSGYEIHMGQSRLLSPVDRPFEERGAATDAVLGVYLHGLFENRLARAAFVRAVYASAGRSRPEADTPDRSPYDRAAALVSELDLAPLGLAAESLSSDD from the coding sequence GTGCCGCCGCCACGCAGGTATGCCGTGTCACGCGCGCGAACGGTGCTCGTCGCCGGGACGGCGAGCCACGTCGGCAAATCGACTGTTGCGGCCGGCCTCTGCCGACTGCTTTCCGATAGTGGTGTCTCCGTCGCGCCGTTCAAGGCGCAGAACATGTCCAACAACGCTCGCGCCGTCGCGGCGGCGACCGGCTCCGGCTTCGGTGAAATCGGCGTGTCGCAGTACGTGCAGGCACGGGCAGCCGGCGTCGCCGCGACGACCGACCACAACCCGGTCCTGCTGAAACCCCGCGGGTCGGGAGAGTCACAACTCGTCATCGACGGTGCGGCCGCCGGGAATTTCGCCGCAGGCGAGTATTACGAAACCGGCTGGGAGCGCGCCCGGGCGGCAGCCGAACGCGCCCACGAGCGGCTCGCCTCCGACCACGATGTTATCGTCGCCGAAGGGGCCGGTTCGATTGCCGAAATCAACCTGCAGGACCGCGACCTCGCCAATATCGAGACGGCTCGCTTTGCGGATGCCGACATCGTGCTTGTCGCCGACATCGAACGCGGCGGCGTCTTCGCTGCCATCGTCGGCACCGTGGAGCTTCTCCCGGAAGACATCCGCGAGCGGGTCGCCGGTGTCGTCATCACGAAGTTTCGGGGCGACGTTTCGCTTCTGGAGCCGGGGCTCGAAACGCTCGAAGCAAAGACCGGCGTTCCCGTTCTCGGCGTCCTGCCGTACGACGACCCGGGGCTTCCGGAAGAAGACAGCGTCTCACTCCCGGCGGCCGATGAATCAGCGACGCTCGGCGACGACGATGGCGTTGCGGACGGCCGGACGGTTACGGTCGCCGTCCCGCGGTTCCCACGGGCCTCGAACGTTACCGACATCGAGCCGCTGGCCCGCGTTCCGGGCGTTCGCGTTCGCTTTGTCCCACTGGATGCGCCGCTTTCAGCCGACGCCGTCGTCCTCACCGGTACGAAAAACACCGTCGATGACGCGCTAGCAGCCCGCGAGGCCGGCCTCTACGACAGGCTTCGCGCCTTCGATGGGCCGGTGGTCGGTATCTGCGGCGGCTACCAGTTGCTCGGCGAACGGCTGCTCGATGCCGATATCGAGGGGACCGGTGATACCGAAACAGTCCCCGGCGTCGGATTGCTCCCCGTCGAGACACGGTTCCACCCCGAAAAAACCGTCGAGCCGGTGACCCGGACGCTCGATGGCTGTGGGCCGCTGGCCGGCGCTTCGGGACCCGTCTCCGGATACGAAATCCACATGGGACAGAGCCGCCTGCTGTCGCCCGTCGACCGCCCCTTCGAGGAGCGTGGCGCGGCGACCGATGCTGTCCTCGGTGTCTACCTGCACGGACTCTTCGAGAACAGGCTCGCCAGAGCGGCGTTTGTCAGGGCCGTCTATGCGTCGGCCGGCCGGTCCCGCCCCGAAGCCGACACGCCGGACCGCTCTCCGTATGACCGCGCGGCCGCTCTCGTCTCGGAACTCGACCTCGCGCCGCTCGGACTCGCCGCCGAGTCGCTGTCAAGCGACGACTGA
- the acs gene encoding acetate--CoA ligase: MDDGADVELAAWLENRTTFEPPASFVEQANVTDPDIYEAFEENWPDCWERAADLLDWRRQWDTVLDDSDAPQYEWFADGQLNAAENCIDRHVEAGRKNQAAIRWVGKRGETETYTYGDLKRETEAFAAALRDLGVGEDDLVTLYLPMIPELPIAMLACARIGAPHSVVFAGFSANALETRMRNAEASYLVTCDGYYRRGDALNHKGKADRAVRNLDWDVETVVVDRLGGGLPHSLGDGQYDYGTLVDDYWGESVEPVVRDAEDDLFVMYTSGTTGEPKAVRHTTGGYLAQAAWTSHAVLDIKPDDTYWCSADIGWITGHSYIVYGPLALGSTTVIYEETPDYPEKSRIWELIERYEVSVFYTAPTAIRAFMKWGKEHPDEHDLSSLRLLGTVGESINPKAWKWYYEHIGNESCPIVDTWWQTETGGMMITTLPGVSTMKPGSAGQPLPGIDAKVVGEDGEKVDPGEAGYLVVDRPWPGMLRGLAGSDERFVDEYWQPFSDPDDGEWVYFSGDSAKVDEDGYITLLGRVDDVIPLGDFRIGAMEIESAIVGVKGIAEAAVVTTGSELLAYVSTERGYTGDAVLRRRVVDAVEDDIGEVAVPDHVVFAPELPKTRSGKIMRRLLEDIATGEELGDISALRNPETVGELRARLAGETRSYLESEN; encoded by the coding sequence ATGGACGACGGGGCAGACGTAGAGCTCGCGGCGTGGCTCGAAAACCGAACGACGTTCGAGCCGCCGGCGTCGTTCGTCGAACAGGCGAACGTCACCGACCCCGATATCTACGAGGCCTTCGAGGAGAACTGGCCAGACTGCTGGGAGCGGGCGGCCGACCTGCTTGATTGGCGGCGTCAGTGGGACACAGTGCTCGACGACTCGGATGCGCCGCAGTATGAGTGGTTCGCCGATGGCCAGCTCAACGCGGCCGAAAACTGCATCGACAGACACGTCGAAGCCGGTCGGAAAAATCAGGCGGCGATTCGCTGGGTCGGCAAGCGCGGCGAGACCGAGACCTACACCTACGGCGACCTCAAGCGCGAAACCGAAGCCTTCGCGGCGGCGCTGCGCGACCTCGGCGTCGGCGAAGACGACCTCGTGACGCTGTATCTGCCGATGATTCCGGAGCTACCCATCGCCATGCTGGCCTGTGCCCGCATCGGCGCACCGCACTCGGTCGTCTTTGCCGGCTTCTCCGCCAACGCGCTCGAAACGCGGATGCGAAACGCCGAGGCGTCGTATCTCGTCACCTGTGACGGCTACTATCGCCGCGGCGACGCGCTCAACCACAAGGGGAAGGCCGACCGGGCGGTCCGAAACCTCGACTGGGATGTCGAAACCGTCGTCGTCGACCGCCTCGGCGGCGGCCTTCCCCACTCGCTGGGGGACGGCCAGTACGACTACGGGACGCTCGTCGACGACTACTGGGGCGAATCCGTCGAGCCGGTCGTCCGCGACGCCGAAGACGACCTCTTTGTGATGTACACCTCGGGGACGACCGGCGAGCCGAAGGCCGTCAGGCACACAACCGGCGGGTACCTCGCACAGGCCGCGTGGACCTCGCATGCGGTATTGGACATCAAGCCGGACGACACCTACTGGTGTTCGGCCGACATCGGCTGGATTACCGGCCACTCCTACATCGTCTATGGCCCGCTCGCGCTCGGGTCGACGACGGTCATCTACGAGGAAACGCCCGATTATCCCGAAAAGAGTCGTATCTGGGAGCTCATCGAGCGCTATGAGGTCAGCGTCTTCTACACCGCACCGACGGCGATTCGGGCGTTCATGAAGTGGGGCAAGGAGCATCCCGACGAACACGACCTCTCGTCGCTGCGGCTGCTCGGTACCGTCGGCGAATCCATCAACCCGAAAGCCTGGAAGTGGTACTACGAGCACATCGGCAACGAAAGCTGCCCCATCGTCGACACCTGGTGGCAGACCGAAACCGGCGGCATGATGATTACAACGCTACCCGGTGTCAGCACGATGAAGCCCGGGTCGGCCGGCCAGCCACTGCCGGGCATCGACGCCAAGGTCGTCGGCGAAGACGGCGAGAAGGTCGACCCCGGCGAAGCCGGCTACCTCGTTGTCGACCGACCGTGGCCGGGGATGCTCCGCGGACTGGCCGGCAGCGACGAGCGCTTCGTCGACGAGTACTGGCAGCCGTTCTCCGACCCGGACGACGGCGAGTGGGTCTACTTCTCCGGCGACAGCGCGAAAGTCGACGAGGACGGCTACATTACGCTTCTCGGCCGCGTCGATGATGTCATCCCGCTGGGTGATTTCCGCATCGGAGCGATGGAAATCGAGTCGGCAATTGTCGGCGTCAAAGGTATCGCTGAGGCAGCGGTCGTCACGACTGGCAGCGAGCTACTCGCCTACGTCAGCACGGAACGCGGCTACACAGGCGATGCAGTGCTCCGGCGGCGCGTCGTCGACGCCGTCGAGGATGATATCGGCGAGGTCGCAGTTCCGGACCACGTCGTTTTCGCGCCGGAGCTGCCGAAAACGCGTTCGGGGAAAATCATGCGACGGCTGCTGGAGGACATCGCCACCGGCGAGGAGCTGGGCGACATTAGCGCCCTCCGGAACCCGGAGACGGTCGGGGAGCTCAGGGCACGACTGGCTGGCGAGACGCGGTCGTATCTCGAGTCCGAGAACTGA
- a CDS encoding bacterio-opsin activator domain-containing protein, whose product MEELGAAEYETLREAATTAREQLVLRLAAEAGLRPAEQAQLRLDDIDRRQFDGEVHHFLSVRGADGTVRRRGYLPASLARTVEEYAEATGREPADRLVDVTPRRIQMLISEVGDRAAKRTGDERFESVSSDALRRYFARRLLSEANIDPRVVCAVGGWDRLAALDDYVNEVDDAAIAAAFGAASGGSGDAGASLEGAAGAAMFELDADGRITDADGAVASLLGYDSDGLAGTAFGQLFTETARERARPREVLAAAGRDDVAVTECRLRRADGTETRVSALVCALRDGDRLEGFAVVLREPGTDSQQPDGVFERAIEAVGQPVCLATLDGQIERVNPAFEALLGYSRGEAVGRSAEDILSSGEDTDRYYEELRETVLEGETWTGEVTVRRKSGERVHVRQTVSPVFDDTGDVEFVVVVATDVTERVRSERALARRCETLERLEALVADINAAGRELIDASTRPEIEAAVCASLAESDAYAAAWVGGTDPGEPRVRPREWAGAESEADDAVAVESPAVETALDLGTPRVTAGDLPADIVGPFDPDAVEGYTAGVVPVAYGETTYGLLVVFTERGTAFGDRERTLLSDLGARIGHAVTAIERRNLLLADTVVELEFGCNDENAFLVAATEAHDCTCSLEAVVPVSEESLLFYATLSGAKPDAVLDSATAMDGVTDGRYIREYDDRSLLEFTVEGNSPALTLTDLGATICEGVAEHGEQTIRAELPSGADVRSVVEGLRSVFPDTTLRSKHAVDQPVETVAEFQDSLAERLTDKQRAALRAAYFAGYFDWPRGSTAEEVADSMGVSSPTLHNHLRKAERKLLSAFFDHTGEHLGSEQPEHLSG is encoded by the coding sequence ATGGAGGAACTCGGGGCGGCGGAATACGAGACGTTGCGGGAGGCCGCGACGACCGCCAGAGAGCAACTTGTGTTGCGGCTGGCGGCAGAAGCGGGGCTCCGACCGGCCGAGCAGGCACAGCTTCGGCTCGACGATATCGACCGGCGGCAGTTCGACGGGGAGGTTCATCACTTCCTTTCAGTCAGGGGTGCGGACGGGACGGTCCGGCGCCGGGGGTATCTGCCAGCCAGCCTCGCACGGACAGTCGAAGAATACGCCGAAGCGACCGGCCGTGAACCGGCCGACCGTCTCGTCGATGTGACCCCCCGCCGGATACAGATGCTCATTTCGGAGGTCGGCGACCGGGCGGCGAAACGAACCGGCGACGAACGGTTCGAATCGGTCTCCAGTGACGCGCTGCGGCGGTATTTCGCCCGGCGGCTGCTGTCCGAGGCGAACATCGACCCGCGCGTTGTCTGTGCGGTCGGCGGCTGGGACCGGCTGGCGGCACTGGACGACTACGTCAATGAGGTTGACGACGCTGCCATCGCCGCGGCGTTCGGGGCGGCGTCAGGGGGGAGCGGCGATGCAGGGGCATCGCTCGAAGGGGCCGCAGGGGCGGCAATGTTTGAACTCGACGCTGACGGCCGGATTACTGACGCGGATGGGGCGGTGGCATCGCTGCTCGGCTACGACAGCGACGGCCTCGCCGGAACGGCGTTCGGACAGCTCTTCACCGAGACGGCTCGGGAGCGAGCACGCCCGCGGGAGGTGCTTGCTGCGGCAGGCCGCGACGACGTGGCCGTCACCGAGTGCCGGCTCCGACGAGCGGACGGCACCGAAACACGGGTGTCGGCACTGGTGTGTGCGCTGCGGGACGGCGACCGGTTGGAAGGATTCGCGGTCGTGCTCCGGGAGCCGGGGACCGACAGTCAACAACCCGACGGCGTCTTCGAGCGGGCTATCGAAGCCGTCGGACAGCCGGTGTGCTTGGCAACGCTGGACGGGCAGATAGAGCGCGTGAACCCGGCCTTCGAGGCACTGCTCGGCTACTCGCGCGGCGAGGCGGTCGGCCGGTCGGCCGAGGACATCCTGAGTTCGGGCGAGGACACGGACAGATACTACGAGGAGCTTCGCGAAACCGTCCTTGAAGGGGAGACATGGACCGGAGAAGTGACCGTCCGCCGGAAGAGCGGCGAGCGCGTCCACGTCAGACAGACCGTCTCGCCGGTGTTCGACGACACCGGTGATGTCGAGTTCGTCGTTGTCGTGGCGACTGACGTCACAGAGCGCGTCCGTAGCGAGCGGGCACTCGCCCGGCGCTGTGAGACACTGGAACGCTTGGAGGCCCTCGTTGCGGACATCAACGCGGCGGGGAGGGAACTCATCGATGCGTCGACCCGACCTGAAATCGAGGCTGCAGTTTGTGCGTCGCTCGCCGAAAGCGACGCATATGCCGCCGCGTGGGTCGGCGGCACCGACCCCGGCGAGCCGCGGGTTCGCCCCCGGGAGTGGGCAGGGGCCGAAAGTGAGGCCGACGACGCGGTCGCCGTCGAGTCGCCGGCCGTCGAGACGGCCCTCGACCTCGGGACCCCCCGGGTGACCGCCGGCGACCTGCCGGCCGACATCGTCGGACCGTTCGACCCGGACGCGGTGGAGGGCTACACCGCCGGCGTCGTTCCGGTTGCCTACGGCGAGACGACCTACGGGCTGCTTGTGGTTTTCACCGAACGCGGAACCGCCTTCGGCGACCGCGAGCGGACACTGCTTTCTGACCTTGGGGCCCGAATCGGCCACGCGGTGACGGCTATCGAGCGCCGGAATCTACTTTTGGCCGACACCGTCGTCGAGTTGGAGTTCGGCTGCAACGACGAGAATGCCTTCCTTGTGGCCGCAACGGAGGCCCACGACTGTACCTGTTCGCTGGAGGCTGTGGTTCCGGTCTCGGAGGAATCGTTGTTGTTCTACGCAACGCTTTCGGGGGCGAAGCCGGACGCGGTGCTCGATTCGGCAACGGCGATGGACGGCGTCACCGACGGTCGGTACATCCGCGAGTACGACGACCGGTCGCTCCTGGAGTTCACCGTCGAGGGGAACTCGCCGGCGCTGACGCTGACCGACCTCGGCGCGACAATCTGTGAGGGTGTCGCCGAGCACGGCGAGCAGACGATACGGGCTGAACTCCCCAGCGGCGCGGACGTGCGGTCGGTCGTCGAGGGGCTTCGGTCGGTCTTTCCCGATACGACGCTACGGTCGAAACACGCTGTCGACCAGCCGGTCGAGACGGTCGCGGAGTTTCAGGACTCGCTGGCCGAGCGACTCACGGACAAACAACGGGCCGCGCTCCGGGCCGCGTACTTCGCCGGCTATTTCGACTGGCCGCGCGGGTCGACCGCCGAGGAGGTCGCCGACTCGATGGGCGTCTCCTCGCCGACGCTCCACAACCACCTTCGAAAGGCCGAGCGAAAGCTTCTGTCGGCCTTCTTCGACCACACCGGCGAGCATCTCGGGAGCGAACAGCCGGAACACCTCTCGGGCTAA
- the acs gene encoding acetate--CoA ligase, whose product MSDTDETQLEARLADQTEFEPPESFVEQANVTDPDIYEEFEENWPDCWERAADLLDWETDHDEVLVDDDEPFYEWFVGGELNASENCVDRHLEDRGDELAIQWEGELGETRSYTYEELHREVNECAAALRDLGVGEDDIVTMYMPMVPELPIAMLACARIGAPHSVVFAGFSADALATRMNAADSEYLVTCDGYYRRGDGLDHISKANEGLEGVDHETTTVVVDRLGDDLDHELGDDQLDYDDLVADYEGESVEPVVRDAEDMLFLMYTSGTTGKPKGVKHTTGGYLSYAAWTSHSVLDVKPDDTYWCSADIGWITGHSYIVYGPLALGTTTVMYEGTPDYPDKDRMWEIVENYEVDQLYTAPTAIRAFMKWGEEYPEQHDLSSLRLLGTVGEPINPKAWKWYYKHIGNESCPIVDTWWQTETGGMMITTLPGIATMKPGSAGPPLPGIDAQVVDESGEEVAPGEAGYVTVNKPWPGMLRTLYRNDDRFINEYWEAYSDEEADEWVYFPEDGAKIDDDGYITILGRVDDVINVSGHRLGTMEIESAVVDVEGVAEAAAVGGDHDMKGEAVYTYVILEDGYEESEEMRQSIVEGVEDGIGPIARPEQVIFTPELPKTRSGKIMRRLLEDIANDDDLGNTSTLRNPDIVDDIQEKVRSD is encoded by the coding sequence ATGTCTGACACGGACGAGACGCAACTCGAAGCGCGGCTCGCAGACCAGACGGAGTTCGAGCCGCCGGAGTCGTTCGTCGAACAGGCGAACGTCACCGACCCCGATATCTACGAAGAGTTCGAGGAGAACTGGCCGGACTGCTGGGAGCGGGCCGCCGACCTGCTCGACTGGGAGACCGACCACGACGAGGTACTCGTAGACGACGACGAGCCGTTCTACGAGTGGTTCGTCGGCGGCGAACTCAACGCCTCCGAGAACTGTGTCGACCGCCACCTCGAGGACCGGGGCGACGAACTCGCCATCCAGTGGGAGGGCGAACTCGGGGAGACACGCTCGTACACCTACGAGGAGCTCCACCGCGAGGTAAACGAGTGTGCGGCGGCGTTGCGCGACCTCGGCGTCGGCGAAGACGACATCGTCACGATGTACATGCCGATGGTTCCGGAGCTGCCCATCGCCATGCTGGCCTGTGCCCGCATCGGCGCACCACACTCGGTCGTCTTCGCCGGCTTCTCCGCGGACGCGCTCGCGACACGGATGAACGCCGCCGACTCCGAGTATCTCGTCACCTGCGATGGCTACTACCGACGCGGCGACGGGCTCGACCACATCTCGAAGGCCAACGAAGGACTCGAAGGTGTCGACCACGAGACGACGACGGTCGTCGTCGACCGGCTTGGTGACGACCTCGACCACGAACTCGGCGACGACCAGCTCGACTACGACGACCTCGTCGCTGACTACGAGGGCGAGTCCGTCGAGCCGGTCGTCCGCGACGCCGAGGACATGCTCTTCTTGATGTACACCTCGGGGACGACCGGGAAGCCGAAAGGTGTCAAGCATACGACCGGCGGCTATCTCTCGTATGCCGCCTGGACGTCGCATTCGGTGTTGGATGTCAAGCCGGACGACACCTACTGGTGTTCGGCCGACATCGGCTGGATTACCGGCCACTCCTACATCGTCTACGGCCCGCTCGCGCTCGGCACCACGACCGTGATGTACGAGGGCACGCCCGACTACCCCGACAAGGACCGGATGTGGGAAATCGTCGAGAACTACGAGGTCGACCAGCTCTACACCGCACCGACGGCGATTCGGGCGTTCATGAAGTGGGGCGAGGAGTATCCCGAACAGCACGACCTCTCGTCGCTGCGGCTGCTCGGCACCGTCGGCGAGCCCATCAACCCGAAAGCATGGAAGTGGTACTACAAGCACATCGGCAACGAAAGCTGCCCCATCGTCGACACCTGGTGGCAGACCGAAACCGGCGGCATGATGATCACGACGCTGCCCGGCATTGCGACGATGAAGCCCGGGTCGGCCGGTCCGCCGCTGCCGGGCATCGATGCACAGGTCGTCGACGAAAGCGGCGAGGAGGTCGCGCCCGGTGAAGCCGGCTACGTAACGGTCAACAAACCGTGGCCGGGGATGCTCCGGACGCTGTACCGTAATGACGACCGGTTCATCAACGAATACTGGGAGGCATACTCCGACGAAGAGGCCGACGAGTGGGTCTACTTCCCCGAGGACGGCGCGAAAATCGACGACGACGGCTACATTACCATCCTTGGCCGTGTCGACGACGTTATCAACGTCTCCGGCCACCGGCTCGGAACGATGGAAATCGAGTCCGCAGTCGTCGATGTCGAGGGCGTCGCCGAAGCCGCCGCGGTCGGCGGCGACCACGATATGAAAGGCGAGGCCGTCTACACCTACGTCATCCTCGAAGACGGCTACGAAGAAAGCGAAGAGATGCGTCAGTCGATTGTCGAGGGCGTCGAGGACGGTATCGGACCCATCGCCCGGCCCGAGCAGGTTATCTTCACTCCTGAGCTGCCGAAGACTCGGTCCGGGAAAATCATGCGGCGACTGCTGGAGGATATCGCCAACGACGACGACCTCGGCAACACGAGCACACTACGAAACCCCGACATCGTCGACGACATCCAAGAGAAGGTACGGAGCGACTGA
- a CDS encoding DUF4212 domain-containing protein codes for MADKHMHENDSHETEAADTGDTPDDGELVTDGGMSDVEREKEIDYLDVEINLLKPATPFMRDHLRVIWLGFGIWILTTFGPVTATRLAPELMTSQMPLIGFPLHYFLIAIGGPSAALILSVWYARKRDQIDEKYGIEQTVSEPEPAETVAEEAAATDGGVDE; via the coding sequence ATGGCAGATAAACACATGCACGAAAACGATTCACACGAAACGGAGGCCGCCGACACGGGCGACACCCCTGATGACGGGGAGCTCGTGACTGACGGCGGGATGTCAGACGTAGAGCGCGAAAAGGAGATCGACTACCTCGATGTCGAAATTAACCTGCTGAAGCCGGCGACGCCGTTCATGCGGGACCACCTGCGGGTCATCTGGCTCGGCTTCGGTATCTGGATACTGACGACGTTCGGCCCGGTGACGGCCACGCGACTCGCACCGGAGCTTATGACCTCACAGATGCCGCTGATCGGGTTCCCGCTGCACTACTTTCTCATCGCTATCGGTGGGCCGAGCGCCGCGCTCATCCTCTCGGTGTGGTACGCCCGCAAGCGTGACCAGATCGACGAGAAGTACGGCATCGAACAGACCGTCTCCGAGCCGGAGCCGGCCGAGACAGTCGCTGAAGAAGCCGCCGCAACTGACGGGGGGGTTGACGAATGA